A DNA window from Hordeum vulgare subsp. vulgare chromosome 1H, MorexV3_pseudomolecules_assembly, whole genome shotgun sequence contains the following coding sequences:
- the LOC123410162 gene encoding cytochrome P450 71A1-like — translation MMIVSLVVALFNSPFVLTTLAFLLFTLLVSKTRSNVAARGTLPPSPPSLPVFGHLRLLGSLPHRSLRSLAASYGPVIYLRLGRVPTVVACSAAAAEEAMKTRDLAFASRPKLFMVDRIYYGTGGIGFAPYGEHGRQARRVCVTHMLNPHRLLSFRRVRGQEVAALVNRVRRAGTVVNLSDNLIVYSFTTISRATFGDTDYGIDGEEGGSRLRKVFAEIEELLGTVPMREKVPWLRWVDVVTGLERKTRRAFEEMDGLLERVITDHRERHGAGDEDQRDIVEVLLGANELDTNGIKAIILDMLAAATDSTFTLLEWAMAELINHPQEMRKLQDEVRTAVGDAGHVTEDHLPDLHYLKAVVKETLRLHPPTPLLLPRETVEDTQLLGYHVPAGTRVLIHAWAIGRDPAKWGDRAEEFVPERFLEYTHEMGQDFAFLPFGAGRRGCPGVRFAMPSNELALASLVYHFDWELAGGRKPPVDRTELHGLSVRLKTALLLVAKPWSGCGVE, via the coding sequence ATGATGATCGTCTCACTTGTTGTCGCGCTGTTCAACTCGCCCTTCGTCCTCACCACCCTCGCCTTCCTCCTCTTCACCCTCCTCGTCTCCAAGACGCGCAGCAATGTTGCTGCCCGGGGAACGTTGCCTCCGTCGCCGCCCAGCCTGCCAGTCTTCGGCCACCTTCGTCTACTCGGGAGCCTGCCGCACAGGAGTCTCCGGTCATTGGCCGCGTCCTATGGCCCGGTTATATACCTACGCCTTGGGCGTGTGCCCACCGTCGTGGCGTGCTCCGCGGCCGCCGCAGAGGAGGCAATGAAGACCCGCGACCTTGCCTTCGCCAGCCGCCCCAAGCTGTTCATGGTCGACCGGATCTACTACGGCACCGGCGGCATCGGGTTCGCGCCGTACGGCGAGCACGGGCGCCAGGCCCGCCGCGTCTGCGTCACCCACATGCTTAACCCACACCGCCTCCTGTCCTTCAGACGCGTCCGGGGCCAGGAGGTAGCCGCCCTTGTCAACCGGGTCCGCCGCGCCGGCACCGTCGTGAACCTGAGCGACAACCTCATCGTCTACTCTTTCACCACCATCTCTCGCGCCACGTTTGGCGACACGGACTACGGGATCGACGGCGAGGAGGGGGGATCGAGGCTGAGGAAGGTGTTCGCCGAGATCGAGGAGCTTCTCGGCACGGTCCCCATGCGGGAAAAGGTGCCATGGCTGCGGTGGGTCGACGTCGTGACGGGACTGGAGCGGAAGACGAGGCGCGCGTTCGAGGAGATGGATGGACTGCTCGAGCGTGTCATCACGGACCATCGCGAAAGGCATGGCGCCGGGGACGAGGACCAGCGTGACATCGTGGAGGTGCTGTTAGGAGCCAACGAGCTCGACACGAACGGCATCAAGGCCATCATCCTGGACATGCTTGCAGCCGCCACGGATTCAACGTTCACGTTGCTGGAATGGGCCATGGCGGAGCTCATCAACCACCCACAAGAAATGCGGAAGCTCCAGGACGAGGTCCGCACGGCCGTCGGCGACGCCGGCCACGTCACCGAGGACCACCTGCCGGATCTACACTACCTGAAGGCCGTCGTCAAGGAGACCCTCCGGCTCCACCCTCCCACGCCGCTCCTCCTGCCCCGGGAGACAGTGGAGGACACCCAGCTGCTCGGTTACCACGTCCCGGCGGGCACGCGGGTGCTGATCCACGCCTGGGCCATCGGCCGTGACCCGGCGAAGTGGGGCGACCGCGCCGAGGAGTTCGTGCCCGAGAGGTTCTTGGAGTACACCCACGAGATGGGGCAAGACTTCGCGTTTTTGCCCTTCGGCGCCGGGAGGAGAGGTTGCCCCGGGGTCAGGTTCGCCATGCCGTCCAACGAGCTGGCCCTCGCAAGCCTGGTGTACCACTTCGACTGGGAGCTGGCCGGCGGGAGGAAGCCGCCCGTGGACAGGACCGAGCTGCACGGGCTCTCCGTGCGTCTGAAGACGGCTCTGCTTCTGGTTGCTAAACCGTGGTCCGGCTGTGGTGTCGAATGA